The DNA region AATGGCGTTGGGTGTGGCTAGGAAAACCAGCAAGAGCGGAAAGGATAGAAGTTTAAAGCCTTCGATTCCTTTGAGCCAAAGACACAATCCCGCTAAAATGACGGGGAATGATAGGTTCGTCCATTCGCTTAAGCCGGTTAAGTAGAAGATTGTGCCGAGGACGAGAAGGAAGGCTCCGAGGGGATGGGCGCGATCGCGCAAGCGCTGCCATTTTTTGCGTTTCTCCCAAACAATATAAGCCGCAAGCGGCAACCCGATCAGCCCGTGACTAAAATATTCGTGTTCGATACTAATGCTTTTGTGAATCCAGCCATCCACCCAATGCAGTAACAGCGGCGCATAGAGGGCAGTTAAGAGGGCCGCGATCGCCAGATTCAAAAGATTCTGTCGTTCGAGAAACGGTAGGGAGCGTTGACTTTGCATGATTTCAGCCCGTTAAAATTCAAACTTCATAACTTATAAATTAATAATTTCCTGCAAGCACCCTGCTACAGTTTTAACCTGAGTTTCATCCAAACCTGGATACATCGGTAAAGAAATAATTTCTCGCGATAAGGTTTCGGCATTGGGGAAGTCTCCGGCTTGGTAGCCTAGGAACTGGTAAGCGGGCTGGAGATGGCAGGGAATTGGGTAATGAATGCCGGTTTGAATGCCTGCGGCGGCGAGTTTTTCTTGTAGGGTTTCTCGCGTCATCGGGCAAGCTTCGCTAACGCGCGCGACATAGAGATGGTAGACGTGGCCGCTACCGGATTCATTGCGAATCGGAGTAATCCCGCGATCGCGTAACGGTTCTAGGGCGCGATCGTACTGTTGGGCTGCGGTATTGCGCGCCTGATTCCAAGCGCTAAGGTGCGGCAATTTCACCTTGAGAATTGCTGCCTGCAACGTATCCAGACGACTATTGGTTCCGGGGTTGACATGAATGTATTTTTGTGTTGCGCCGTAATTTCGATAAGAGCGCATTGTTTTTGCAACTTGTTCGTCATGGGTAACGAGTGCGCCGCCATCCCCAAAAGCGCCGAGATTCTTACTCGGATAGAAGCTAAAGGCACTCGCTAACCCAATCGAACCAGCGAGGTATCCTTCGCGTTTAGCGAGGTGCGCTTGAGCGGAATCTTCAAACACGATAAGATTGTGGTTGCTGGCAAAATCTAGGAGTTGTGCGGGCGAAACCATTTGTCCGTAAAGATGCACCGGCAGTATCGCTTTGGTTTGCGCCGTTACAACCTTCGCCGCTGCTTCGAGATCGATAAGTGCCGTATCGAGGTGGCAGTCTACTAAAACGGGGGTTGCCTTAGCTTTGAGAACGCCGATAACGGTTGCGATAAAGGTATTGGTGGGGACGATAACCTCATCGCCCTCGCCAATGCCGCACGCTTGCAATCCTAGCGCGATCGCGTCCGTTCCGGAAGCCACCCCAACCCCATAACGAACGCCGCACGCCAACGCAAACGCTCGCTCGAAATCGGCGAGTTCTTCCCCTAACACGAAATTTCCTTGATGGAGAATGGCGCGAACCGCTGCTTCAATTTGAGCTTGAATCGGTTCGTGCTGGAAAGAAAGATCGACAAACGGGATGTGTATAGAACTTGAGGTCATGAGCGATCGCAAAATGAAAATAATGGAGGTAGCCTGGAGACAAAACTGCCTGTTCCTAGTTTATGCCCGATTTTTGGCTGGCTGTCGTCACTCTTAACAATTGCGAGTCACAATAAAAAGAAATATTAGTTGAGCTTAGCTAGCGCGATCGCTGTTATGAAAAAAATTTTTCGTCCCCTATTACAAACCTTTTGCCTGCTTGGACTCCTCAACACAGCCACTCCTCCCGCCTCCGCCCAAATCCAGCAACCGACTCTCGGTGTCATCCCTTCCCAAAAAACCTCGACCGGCTTCGATTCCGACCCACTTCTGTGCGATACTTCCTTTGCACGGGGTTGGTTCTACTGGTATATGGATGCCTTGGGTCAATGTTACATTGTTCCGATGTCCAACCCAGAAGAAGCCGCTCGCCGAGCCGATGAGTTAATCTCTAATTCCTTTTACGTCGTTGTCACTGGCTACGGATTGAGAGATTCCAGCGGCGTTCCTGTAAAAAACAATCCGTTATCGCGTCAATAGCAGACGTTATAAATTCTCGATCGCTCGCTAAGATAGAAGATAAGTCGCGACAACGAGACATAAGAGCCATGTACGACGAAACTACGCTCGAAATTGAGAATGGGCAAATGAAGAAAAGCGCGATCGATCTCGATTGTGCGAAGCTCTTGCTCGAGCAGGCGATCGAACCTAACTCCTTAACCGATGAAATCGACGAGTTTTTTAGAGAAGTTGCTGCACTAAAAGGGCAGAATGTCCGCGATACTGTGGAAGAGATGAGGGTGGGAACCCAAAAATATCTCGATGCAGTTAATACACCTATAGACTACAAAAATGAATTGCCAGAAAATATTCCTTTGTATGTCTCTAAGATAGAGAATATTGCTGAAGGTATTGAATCCTGCTGGGATATTTTCTCTCCAGAGACTCAAACTTTTTTTATTTTACTGTCTCACTATTACTATCGTGCTAGGGAAAGCAATTTTAAGGGTTTGTCTGGATTGACGCTTAAGCTAAAATTGCTGTTACCTTCAATTCGAGTGCGATCGGATTTATATCATCAGTATCGGAACTCTTTTATTTTGATTCCGCAAGCTGTGGAAAAGTCACTAAAGTTAAGAGATAAAAAAGGGACTTCCAAACTTGCGGAAAGAGCAGCAACTTTATCTCAAAAAATTAAGATTAATTTGCAGCCCAATTCAACACTAGATTTTGAGTTTGATTTTAAGGGCGAACCCGAATCAATCATCTTATCCCCTGTAGATTGGGAAATTGTGACTTCCGCTCTTGAAGATTCAGCTGAGCCTAGCGAGCGGTTAAAAGAAGCTATGAAGAAATATTTACAACAGTATAATCCCGAGAGTGCATGAGATGGATTTTCTGTCCGATTGACGACCCCAGAGCAATTCGAGAGCAATTTAACTGCGGTGTAACTGATTTAGATGATTACCTGAAGAAGTTGGCTAAACAGAATCATAAGATAGCTGCTTAAACTATAAAATTTATTCCAAAACGAGAGAATCTTTGATTTTCGCGATCGCGGCTTTCCCAACCCCGCACTTCTCTTTAGCAAGAAAAGACAAGCTTTTAATTTTCGTTTTCTCTCGTTGTACGACAATGGCTTTAGCAGCCTTTTTAGGATTAATCGCTTTCAATCCCGCTTTTTGAACCTTCAAATATTCCAAGACTTCCGCAATCTCTTTCTCTAAAGCAGTCAGGATCGGAACTCTCACGATGTCGCCCGCTTCAACTCGGACGAGATCGAGCATTTCCGGTTTGATAACAATACACCAAACAAAATCGAGTTTTGCTTGTTTCGCAGCTTGCAAAATTTGAATATTTTGCACCGCTTCATATTTATCCTCGCTTAACACTTGAACCATGACTGGGAGAATATTTTTACCCGTTTCCTTCAGTTGTTTTGCAATGTTATTAACAATAACCGGATGAGCATCTGATTTTCCCTTCACGGACTTACAAGGAATTCTTAAAACTCGTCCAATCTCAACATCAAGAATTGAATTTTCATCTTCAAAAAGTGCCATAATTCAATCATCCAAAAAGTGGTGTTGTAAGAAAATTTCCTCAACTAGCTTATGATATAGCTTAGTGATGGGTGAGTTTTGCCAACAGATAACAGGAGCATTTTTATATTCAGCTAGCTTGGTTTGAGCATAAATTGCCAAACGAGTTTTACACTGTTTCCCAATAAAATTCTTTTTTTGAAGCTCTTTTTGAATACATCGTTCTAGTTGAGAAGTTGGGGTTACTCCAGTAGGACAGTTGCTAAATACTAATCCAAGATTCCAAGGGCCAATATAGAGCTTATCTTGCTGTTCTCGCTTATCTCTAACTGTTTTAGCATCCATTTGATATAAATCTGCGGCATGATGTAACGTTTTTCTACTGTAATCTGATGGAATCAGGAGCGTATCGCAGCCAAACAACATCATAACCATTAGATCGTCTCGTGCGGGAGAAACATCTATAAAAATGTAATCATAATCTTTTGCAAGTATATCTAGCATCTTTTTTAGAATTTTAACTTTATCTCTTTGAGAAAAGTTGGTCTTATCATCTCTAATGTTAACTAAAGTATCTTGTTCTCCGGCTAGAATATCGAGAGAAAATGACTTTTTATCGATAGTCGGAAAAGAACGAGATCCGATGCAATGTTTGAGAATAGCACGTGCGTTAGTTGTTTTCCCTGCCTGAAGATCGGTAAAACATTGATATAAACAGTCTTTATGATCTTTAGAATGAATTTGAAACGAGCGCGTTAAGTCCGTTTGAGTATCGAGATCGATCAAAAGAACTTTTTTTCCCGCTAATGCTAATACTGCACCTAAATTCAAGGTATTCGTTGTCTTAGCTACTCCCCCTTTCCGGTTCCAAATAGCAGTAATTAATGCTCTCTTGGGCGCGTTAAAGCAGTGTTCGAGTTGCTGCATTAACTTTGGTATACTGTTTGCTGTCATTCGTTGCAGGGGTGTGAGCGGCAGCACTAAACCATCAACGCGCCTCCAGAGTTGAAAGAAATCGCCATTGATAACTAAACCGTAGGAAGCGAGGCGATTTGGGTGGATATTTGAGTTACTCTTATTCAGATATTGACAAATTCCATTATTGTTATTGGAACCATCGCGATAACCAACCGCTAATCGATACAAGGAATTCGGTTGATGGCATAACTTCAGAAAATCCTCATCGGAAGCAGCATTTGCTAAAGCTGCAATTCGTTTTTTGACTTCAACAACTAAAACCGGCGGTTGAGTTGGATCAGTGAAAATCAGATGGTCGGCTTTTAACCCAGACCCAGTTCCCAAACTAACATTCGATTTTACGAGACCTGTTGAGTAACCGAGTGCCTCAAACATAGGCTGTACTAAGTGAAGTTCTATGCCTTGCTCTGAATAATCCAGAGGAATTTGCTTCCACCGATGGACAATCTTTTGATAACGAGCGGGAATAGCCATAAATAAAATGTGGTAGAAGAAAAATCAAAAAGAAAGGGCAAGCTTTCTGCCTGCCCTCTAATGTTACTTCAATCCTTCCCTTAACTGCCCCTTAGCAAACTCCAAAGCTTCGGGTAACTTACTCGCATCGCGTCCCCCCGCTTGGGCTAAGTTCGGTCGTCCGCCGCCGCCGCCGCCGCATAGTTTGGCGATTTCACCGATAAATTTTCCGGCTTGTAGCTTCTTATCTTTATTCACTTTCGGACTGAAAGCTGCGACTAAACTTACCTTCCCAGCTTCGGGAACGGAGGCGAGAACAACGGCGCTTTCACCCAATTTTTGCTGCAACCGTTCGGCAGCAGTTTTCAAACTTTCGGGATCTGCGCCTTCCATTTGCGCGACTAAAAGTTTATAGTCACCGATGCTTTCTGCTGCTTCTAACAACCGTTCGGACTGACTCAATGCCAGTTGTTTTTTTACCTCTTCTAGTTCCTTCTGCGTTGCTTTTAATTCGGCTTGCAATTTATTAACGCGTTCGGTAACTTCTTCCGGTTGGACTTTGAAGCGATCGCTCAATTCCCGGACGACTTTATCGCGCACGTTGAGGTAATCTAAGATCGCAGGCCCCGCAACGGCTTCGATACGCCGCACGCCCGACGATATCCCCGCTTCGGAGATAATCTTAAACGCGCCAATTTCTGCCGTATTCTCCACGTGAGTGCCGCCGCATAGTTCCATCGATACGCCGGGGAAGTCAATCACGCGCACTTCGCTGCCGTACTTTTCGCCGAACATCGCGATCGCGCCCTTGGTTTTTGCCTCTTCAATCGGCATAATATTAACCTCGGCGGCGTGCGACTCGGAAATCCAAGCGTTCACCAACTCTTCGATCTGCTGCAATTCGTCGGCTGTCACCGGACGCGGTAAATTAAAGTCAAACCGCAAGCGATCGAACGCGACTAAGGAACCCGCCTGCGAGACGGACTCATCGACAATCTTCTTCAAAGCGGCTTGTAACAGGTGCGTTGCGGTATGATTGGCTTGCAAGCGACGACGACAAGCGCGATCGATTTGGGCGGTGACGACATCGCCGATTTGCAAGCTGCCGCGATCGATGCGTCCTTCGTGAATGAACAGATTTGAGGCTTTTTGTACGTCCTCAATGCGAATCAGTAGGTTATCGCCGCTTAAGTAGCCTTTATCGCCGATTTGTCCGCCGGATTCTGCATAGAATGGCGTTTTATCGAGGATAACGCGCACTTCCGTTCCGGCTTCTGCGGCTTCTACCATCTGCCCATCGACGACAATAGCAGTAATCGTCGCGATCGCGTGCGGATCGCTGTAACCGAGGAATTCCGTCCCTTGCAAGTCTGTCGAAACGCCGTCGAAGTCTTCGCCGTCGGTCAGATCGATGATTCTATAGGCTTTACGGCCGCGATCGCGTTGTTTTTCCATTTCTGCTTCAAAACCGGCGCGATCGACCGTTAAGCCCTGTTCTTCGGCGATTTCTTCAGTCAGTTCAAACGGAAAACCATAGGTATCAAATAATTTAAACGCATCCGACCCAGAAATTTCGGTTTGATGCAAATTGGCGGCTTGTCCGACGATCTCAGCTAACAGTTTCTCGCCTCGTTCTAACGTCTTGGTAAACTGCACTTCTTCCCGCTGCAATTCTTCCTTAATTTGCTCGGATTTTTCGCGCACGATCGGGTAAACGGCTTCTGAGAGTTGAATCGCGGTTTCTGCTACCTTCGCGATGAACTCGCCTTCAATCCCAATTAAACGGCCATGACGAACCACGCGCCGAATCAAACGCCGTAAAATATAACCGCGCCCTAAATTAGAAGCCCTCACGCCATCAGCAATTAAATGCACGACCGCCCGAACGTGATCCCCGATCACTTTTAAGGAAACTTGGGTCTTATCGTCGGCTTTGCTGTAATCAATTCCAGCAATTTCTGCGGCAGTTTTAATAATCGGAAAAATGAAATCGGTTTCGTAGTTATTGGGGACGTTTTGGAGGATTTGCGCCATGCGTTCCAATCCCATCCCGGTATCGATATTTTGGTTTTGCAACGGCGTTAAGTTGCCATCGATATCGCGGTTATATTGCATGAATACCAAGTTATAAAACTCGATAAACCGCGTATCGTCTTCGAGATCGATTTCTTTATCGCCTTTTTCGGGATGAAAATCGTAGTAAATCTCGGAACAAGGGCCACAAGGGCCGGTTGGGCCGGATACCCAAAAGTTATCGTCCGCACCCATGCGTTGAATGCGATGTTCGGCGATGCCAATTTTGTCGCGCCAAATGGCAAAGGCTTCGTCATCTTCTTCGTAAACGCTGGGGACGAGACGTTCTGGGGGCAAACCAAAGACTTCGGTGGACAGTTCCCACGCCCACGCGATCGCTTGTTCTTTAAAATAGTCCCCAAAGCTAAAGTTGCCCAACATCTCGAAAAAGGTGTGGTGGCGCGCCGTGCGTCCGACATTTTCAATATCGTTGGTACGGATGCACTTCTGCGAGGTGGTGGCGCGGGGGGTAGGGGCAGGTTTTTGCCCGAGGAAGATCGGTTTAAAGGGTAACATCCCCGCGATCGTTAATAAAACGGTGGGATCTTCCGGGACGAGGGAAGCACTGGGGAGAATTTTGTGCTGCCGTTCGGCGTAGAAATTTAAGAATTTATCGCGAATTTCGCTGCCGCTTAAGTATTGGAGAGAGTAAGTCATAATTCGTTCGTTGTATATCGTATCGGGCATTCGTTCTATTGTAGACTACCTGTCATCACATTTACTGGCTTCGCACCCATAATCTAAGTTTCCGGATTGGTTTGCTAGGTTAGCGATCGCGGGGCTTCTTCCAGAGATCGTAAAGACTAGAAAAAAGGCTTTATCGTTCCTCATTTAACTCTGAAGATCGGTTTTTAGAATACGGATTTTCCGGCTCACGATCTTTGCTGGATATAATTAATCTTGTCAGCTTGAAGCAGGTTAAATCCAAGCTGTATAATTCTCTAAAAAGTGGGGAGTAAGCATTTTCAACGATTATCCGATCGCGGTGTGAAGAGTTCGGGCTAGATTTCTCGGTTGTTTATCGATCCAATAAAAACGACAATAGAGAGAGTATGAATATAGAAATTTTTCCTTGTTCTATTCATCATCTTGAAACGCTGATTGAGGGTAAAAAAGCTTTTCAAGCGGCTTATCATCTGGACGCGATTGAAGGGTATATGCCATTTGAAGGCGCACTTGAGTATATTCTAAAGCAGATGAAAGATTCGCAAATTTGGCATCCTTGGTTGCCCTACTTGTTTGTCTTTTCTCCCGATCGCGCTTTAGTTGGGCTGGGCGGCTTTAAGTCAGTTCCCGATCCTCAACGAAGCGTTGAAATTGGCTATTCAATCGCTCCTTCTTATCAAGGTAGAGGTTTCGCCACATCGGCAGCAAAAAAACTGATTGAGATAGCCTTTGAATCGCAGCTTGTCGATCGCGTTTTTGCGCATACGCTAGCCGAACCCAATGCTTCAACGCGAGTTTTAGAGAAGTGCGGAATGACGCAAGTTGCAG from Oscillatoria sp. FACHB-1406 includes:
- the alaS gene encoding alanine--tRNA ligase is translated as MTYSLQYLSGSEIRDKFLNFYAERQHKILPSASLVPEDPTVLLTIAGMLPFKPIFLGQKPAPTPRATTSQKCIRTNDIENVGRTARHHTFFEMLGNFSFGDYFKEQAIAWAWELSTEVFGLPPERLVPSVYEEDDEAFAIWRDKIGIAEHRIQRMGADDNFWVSGPTGPCGPCSEIYYDFHPEKGDKEIDLEDDTRFIEFYNLVFMQYNRDIDGNLTPLQNQNIDTGMGLERMAQILQNVPNNYETDFIFPIIKTAAEIAGIDYSKADDKTQVSLKVIGDHVRAVVHLIADGVRASNLGRGYILRRLIRRVVRHGRLIGIEGEFIAKVAETAIQLSEAVYPIVREKSEQIKEELQREEVQFTKTLERGEKLLAEIVGQAANLHQTEISGSDAFKLFDTYGFPFELTEEIAEEQGLTVDRAGFEAEMEKQRDRGRKAYRIIDLTDGEDFDGVSTDLQGTEFLGYSDPHAIATITAIVVDGQMVEAAEAGTEVRVILDKTPFYAESGGQIGDKGYLSGDNLLIRIEDVQKASNLFIHEGRIDRGSLQIGDVVTAQIDRACRRRLQANHTATHLLQAALKKIVDESVSQAGSLVAFDRLRFDFNLPRPVTADELQQIEELVNAWISESHAAEVNIMPIEEAKTKGAIAMFGEKYGSEVRVIDFPGVSMELCGGTHVENTAEIGAFKIISEAGISSGVRRIEAVAGPAILDYLNVRDKVVRELSDRFKVQPEEVTERVNKLQAELKATQKELEEVKKQLALSQSERLLEAAESIGDYKLLVAQMEGADPESLKTAAERLQQKLGESAVVLASVPEAGKVSLVAAFSPKVNKDKKLQAGKFIGEIAKLCGGGGGGRPNLAQAGGRDASKLPEALEFAKGQLREGLK
- a CDS encoding DegT/DnrJ/EryC1/StrS family aminotransferase, with translation MTSSSIHIPFVDLSFQHEPIQAQIEAAVRAILHQGNFVLGEELADFERAFALACGVRYGVGVASGTDAIALGLQACGIGEGDEVIVPTNTFIATVIGVLKAKATPVLVDCHLDTALIDLEAAAKVVTAQTKAILPVHLYGQMVSPAQLLDFASNHNLIVFEDSAQAHLAKREGYLAGSIGLASAFSFYPSKNLGAFGDGGALVTHDEQVAKTMRSYRNYGATQKYIHVNPGTNSRLDTLQAAILKVKLPHLSAWNQARNTAAQQYDRALEPLRDRGITPIRNESGSGHVYHLYVARVSEACPMTRETLQEKLAAAGIQTGIHYPIPCHLQPAYQFLGYQAGDFPNAETLSREIISLPMYPGLDETQVKTVAGCLQEIINL
- a CDS encoding GNAT family N-acetyltransferase, yielding MNIEIFPCSIHHLETLIEGKKAFQAAYHLDAIEGYMPFEGALEYILKQMKDSQIWHPWLPYLFVFSPDRALVGLGGFKSVPDPQRSVEIGYSIAPSYQGRGFATSAAKKLIEIAFESQLVDRVFAHTLAEPNASTRVLEKCGMTQVAEAFEPDIGKVWRWEIERV
- a CDS encoding AAA family ATPase; protein product: MAIPARYQKIVHRWKQIPLDYSEQGIELHLVQPMFEALGYSTGLVKSNVSLGTGSGLKADHLIFTDPTQPPVLVVEVKKRIAALANAASDEDFLKLCHQPNSLYRLAVGYRDGSNNNNGICQYLNKSNSNIHPNRLASYGLVINGDFFQLWRRVDGLVLPLTPLQRMTANSIPKLMQQLEHCFNAPKRALITAIWNRKGGVAKTTNTLNLGAVLALAGKKVLLIDLDTQTDLTRSFQIHSKDHKDCLYQCFTDLQAGKTTNARAILKHCIGSRSFPTIDKKSFSLDILAGEQDTLVNIRDDKTNFSQRDKVKILKKMLDILAKDYDYIFIDVSPARDDLMVMMLFGCDTLLIPSDYSRKTLHHAADLYQMDAKTVRDKREQQDKLYIGPWNLGLVFSNCPTGVTPTSQLERCIQKELQKKNFIGKQCKTRLAIYAQTKLAEYKNAPVICWQNSPITKLYHKLVEEIFLQHHFLDD